Proteins encoded by one window of Paraburkholderia terrae:
- a CDS encoding LacI family DNA-binding transcriptional regulator, with amino-acid sequence MSIESKGNMTRRTSAAADVASPDDERKPSIRDVAQLADVSLGTVSRVINAHPNVREDTRKRVKAAIVELGYVPNMVAQSMRSNRSMTFACVMRDFTVPVLSLFVDSMQKEIEGFGFLLMVASSYHDLKRERELLLGFQQRRIDGLVIATSSEKDPALLTMLREAQFPIVLLDRELPAELDSVSVNHAAGVRQAVLHLADLGHRRIAIISGEPGVHPTQSRLKGFGDAFKERGLTLEPELIRHATFARDAGYTETRHLLELDKPPTAIVAGGTSLLPGVMQATRERGLVIPQDLSVVAGADSDVALLATPAFTVVRWNHDQLGKAAGRFLMERLDNPKLPRRRLTVDAELVMRGSCASPRRTVALRG; translated from the coding sequence ATGAGTATCGAATCCAAAGGCAATATGACACGCCGAACTTCGGCCGCAGCTGACGTCGCATCACCTGACGATGAACGCAAGCCGTCAATCCGGGACGTCGCGCAACTGGCGGACGTCAGTCTGGGCACGGTGTCGCGGGTAATCAACGCGCATCCCAACGTGCGCGAGGACACACGCAAGCGCGTGAAGGCTGCCATCGTCGAACTGGGTTATGTGCCGAATATGGTGGCCCAGAGCATGCGCAGCAACAGGTCGATGACGTTCGCATGCGTCATGCGCGACTTCACCGTCCCTGTGCTCAGCTTGTTCGTCGACTCGATGCAAAAGGAGATTGAAGGTTTCGGCTTCTTGCTGATGGTCGCGTCGAGCTACCACGACCTCAAGCGTGAACGAGAGCTGCTGCTCGGCTTCCAGCAGCGACGGATTGACGGGCTGGTCATCGCCACGTCGTCGGAGAAGGACCCAGCGCTTCTGACGATGCTGCGGGAAGCACAATTTCCAATCGTGTTGCTGGACCGTGAGTTGCCTGCCGAGCTTGATTCCGTCTCCGTGAATCACGCCGCAGGTGTTCGGCAAGCGGTGCTTCACCTCGCCGACCTGGGGCATCGCCGCATTGCAATCATTTCGGGTGAACCGGGAGTGCATCCGACGCAAAGCCGGTTGAAGGGTTTCGGCGATGCATTCAAAGAGCGTGGCCTGACGCTGGAGCCGGAACTGATCCGGCACGCGACGTTTGCCAGAGACGCCGGCTATACCGAGACGAGGCATTTGCTGGAGCTCGACAAACCACCTACGGCTATCGTTGCCGGCGGAACATCATTGCTTCCTGGCGTAATGCAGGCAACGCGGGAACGTGGACTCGTGATACCGCAAGACCTTTCGGTTGTCGCCGGAGCGGACAGTGACGTGGCGCTTCTCGCGACGCCTGCGTTCACTGTGGTTCGATGGAACCATGACCAACTGGGGAAGGCGGCGGGGAGATTCCTGATGGAGCGTTTGGATAACCCGAAACTGCCCCGCAGGAGATTGACGGTTGACGCTGAACTGGTGATGCGAGGTTCGTGCGCGTCACCGCGTCGGACGGTGGCCCTGAGGGGTTGA
- a CDS encoding D-2-hydroxyacid dehydrogenase family protein, which produces MHKIAILDDFQNTSMKFGNWDSLRKHADITIFTDHIDNEDALVERLQPYDVLCVMRERTWFPRSVLSRLKNLKMLASTGPWNAAIDIEAADELGITVCGTASSLTAAAEHTWALILAAARHIPAEVSSFRNGGWQVSVGRDLSGKTIGLLGLGYSGSVTARVAQAFGMKAIAWSQNMTAESAAMHGAQYVSKDELLASSDILSIHVRLSERTRGLIGARELSLMQPHALLVNTARGPIVDEDALIAALSRKQIAGAALDVFDVEPLPVTHPFRTMDNVIATAHLGYVTEGSYEFYYGESVENIRAWIKGEPIRTLTAARREISYQTITS; this is translated from the coding sequence ATGCACAAAATCGCCATCCTCGACGACTTCCAGAACACCTCGATGAAGTTCGGAAACTGGGACAGCCTGCGCAAGCATGCCGACATCACCATCTTCACTGACCATATCGACAATGAGGATGCCCTGGTCGAACGGCTCCAACCGTACGACGTCCTGTGCGTGATGCGGGAACGAACCTGGTTCCCGAGGAGCGTACTGTCGAGGCTCAAGAACCTCAAAATGCTTGCAAGCACGGGCCCATGGAACGCCGCCATTGACATCGAAGCCGCGGACGAACTGGGTATCACCGTCTGCGGGACGGCATCGTCGCTGACGGCAGCGGCTGAACACACATGGGCACTCATTCTCGCGGCCGCACGTCATATCCCCGCCGAGGTCAGTTCGTTCAGAAATGGTGGATGGCAAGTCTCCGTCGGCAGAGACCTGAGCGGCAAGACCATCGGTCTGCTTGGTTTAGGCTACTCCGGCAGCGTGACAGCACGCGTCGCACAGGCCTTTGGTATGAAGGCAATCGCCTGGAGCCAGAACATGACAGCAGAATCCGCTGCCATGCATGGCGCTCAGTACGTATCAAAAGACGAATTGCTTGCGTCCAGTGACATCCTGTCAATCCACGTTCGACTGTCCGAACGTACGAGAGGTCTGATCGGCGCTCGCGAACTCTCCCTGATGCAGCCACATGCGTTACTTGTGAACACAGCACGTGGACCGATCGTGGACGAGGACGCATTGATTGCGGCTTTATCGCGCAAACAGATTGCTGGCGCCGCGCTGGACGTGTTTGATGTCGAACCGCTTCCGGTCACCCACCCGTTCCGGACGATGGATAACGTCATTGCGACGGCACACCTCGGCTATGTCACCGAGGGTTCGTATGAGTTCTACTATGGCGAATCCGTTGAAAACATTCGCGCCTGGATTAAGGGCGAGCCGATTCGTACGTTGACTGCAGCGAGACGCGAAATCAGTTACCAGACCATTACTTCGTAG
- a CDS encoding hydantoinase B/oxoprolinase family protein — MNMDIVTYEIIRSSLFAVAREMKIAMMRTAGSPLMHASGDSSAAIFDADMQLVAQGNDIPTMLGSAVISTRVSVEAIGRENLRPGDVIVSNDAYVGGGNHQPDVQFTRPVFVDGEIVAFVMTRGHWTDIGGQSPGSYAIATWDVFAEGIRIPPVLLYRNDEPVRDVLEILTRNSRNAHELRLDIQAQYAGTFVGDRRIVDLVAKYGATALRDVMSQSLDHSEKLIRAEIAKIPDGVYEAEEYLDPIEAPGWKHERPLLKVKVTVKDDHITFDFTGTGAQVRGGINCPFSVTCNSTWFTVKALTDLSIPINQGCYRPVTIIAPQGSVLNCEYPASVVSGNTETSPRVIDLLLKALAPAVPNRILGQSNCAACAGIFSGRDTNQARVAETGEKFVTMHDVHAGGMGARAARDGVSGIRVYVGNAGSQSIEMIERTSPLLVEEWSLVPDTGGAGRQRGGLTSRRVYRVEYDEATFTVSGERGHTAPEGHFGGLAGSPFVCKVQRADGHDMVVPAKGGQTVVYRNDRVVVQPAGSGGFGEPLERERALVLADVADGYISRDAAVRLYQLDRELIQSEQIEVAAEAT, encoded by the coding sequence ATGAACATGGACATCGTTACATACGAAATCATCCGTAGCAGTCTGTTTGCGGTTGCGCGGGAAATGAAGATTGCCATGATGCGGACGGCGGGAAGCCCGCTGATGCACGCGAGTGGCGACTCATCTGCCGCTATCTTCGACGCTGACATGCAACTCGTTGCTCAAGGCAACGACATCCCTACGATGTTGGGCTCGGCGGTGATTTCCACCCGTGTCTCGGTCGAGGCCATTGGTCGCGAAAACCTGCGGCCCGGCGACGTCATTGTCAGCAACGACGCTTACGTCGGCGGCGGCAATCACCAGCCGGACGTCCAGTTCACGCGCCCGGTCTTCGTTGACGGTGAAATCGTTGCCTTCGTGATGACACGTGGGCACTGGACGGACATCGGTGGGCAGTCACCTGGCAGCTATGCAATTGCCACGTGGGACGTGTTCGCCGAGGGCATCCGGATTCCACCCGTCCTTCTCTATCGGAACGACGAGCCAGTGCGCGACGTACTGGAAATCCTGACGCGCAATAGCCGAAACGCGCATGAGCTGCGCCTGGACATTCAGGCGCAATATGCGGGCACCTTCGTGGGTGACCGCCGCATCGTGGACCTGGTTGCAAAGTATGGCGCCACCGCGTTGCGTGACGTGATGAGCCAGAGTCTCGACCACTCGGAGAAACTCATCCGCGCGGAGATTGCGAAGATTCCGGACGGCGTCTACGAGGCCGAGGAATATCTCGACCCCATCGAGGCGCCGGGCTGGAAACACGAGCGCCCGCTGCTGAAGGTCAAGGTCACCGTGAAGGATGACCACATCACGTTCGACTTCACAGGCACAGGCGCTCAGGTGCGAGGCGGAATCAACTGTCCGTTCTCCGTCACCTGCAACAGCACCTGGTTCACAGTCAAGGCGTTGACGGACCTTAGCATCCCGATCAACCAGGGTTGCTATCGGCCGGTGACCATCATTGCCCCGCAGGGCAGCGTTCTCAATTGCGAATATCCGGCGTCGGTCGTATCTGGCAACACCGAAACATCGCCGCGGGTCATCGACCTTCTCCTGAAGGCCCTCGCGCCCGCAGTTCCCAATCGCATTCTCGGACAAAGCAACTGCGCGGCGTGCGCGGGCATCTTTAGCGGACGCGATACGAATCAGGCTCGTGTTGCAGAGACTGGCGAAAAATTCGTCACGATGCACGACGTGCATGCGGGCGGGATGGGCGCGCGAGCAGCCAGGGATGGGGTGAGCGGCATCCGGGTCTATGTCGGCAATGCCGGCAGCCAGTCGATTGAAATGATTGAGCGAACTTCGCCGTTGCTGGTTGAAGAGTGGTCGCTCGTACCCGATACGGGTGGCGCTGGCCGGCAACGTGGGGGCCTGACTTCCCGCCGTGTGTATCGCGTCGAATATGACGAAGCCACGTTCACGGTCTCGGGAGAGCGTGGGCACACGGCGCCGGAAGGCCATTTCGGCGGACTCGCCGGCAGCCCGTTCGTTTGCAAGGTGCAACGAGCTGACGGGCACGACATGGTGGTACCCGCGAAAGGTGGCCAGACAGTCGTGTATCGGAATGACCGCGTCGTTGTGCAGCCGGCAGGTAGCGGTGGATTTGGCGAGCCGCTGGAGCGCGAGCGCGCATTGGTCCTGGCGGACGTCGCCGACGGCTATATCAGTCGGGACGCAGCCGTTCGCCTCTATCAGCTTGACCGCGAACTGATTCAGTCGGAGCAGATTGAAGTCGCCGCGGAGGCAACGTAA
- a CDS encoding fumarylacetoacetate hydrolase family protein yields the protein MAISSAHSHLPADSERAVLIGRVWRPAPHNGPSVVVVRNDEVFDITEAVVTTADLFDRADALEIARNAPGESLGGVDALIARSLDPNATGLRLLAPCDVQAIKACGVTFAVSLLERVIEEQAGGDASKALEIRETINTLIGADLSRIKPGSESAQKLKAEMERRGAWSQYMEVGIGPDAEVFSKSQPMSAVGLGANIGLYKTSVWNNPEPEIVLAVNSAGRIVGATLGNDVNLRDIEGRSALLLGKAKDNNASCSIGPFVRLFDEHFTLDSVRKESVSLKIDGIDDGFVLEGVSHMSEISRDPVDLVNQTYGPHHQYPDGFMLFLGTMFSPIKDRDAEGAGFTHHLGDVVTISAPSLGALVNIVRRSDEITPWTFGVRALYGNLAARGLLNGKVSGV from the coding sequence ATGGCTATTTCCTCGGCACATTCACACCTTCCTGCAGATTCAGAGCGAGCGGTACTCATTGGTCGCGTATGGCGACCAGCGCCGCACAACGGCCCGTCAGTCGTAGTCGTTCGAAACGATGAGGTCTTCGACATCACAGAAGCCGTTGTCACGACGGCAGACCTGTTCGACCGCGCGGACGCACTGGAGATTGCTCGCAACGCGCCGGGTGAGTCACTCGGCGGCGTGGACGCACTGATAGCCAGGAGTCTCGACCCCAATGCGACCGGACTCAGGTTGCTCGCGCCTTGCGATGTTCAAGCCATCAAGGCCTGCGGCGTGACGTTTGCGGTTAGCTTGCTAGAGCGCGTGATTGAGGAGCAGGCGGGCGGAGATGCAAGCAAAGCATTGGAAATCCGGGAGACGATTAACACACTGATTGGTGCAGACCTCTCCAGGATTAAACCGGGCTCGGAAAGCGCGCAGAAATTGAAGGCTGAAATGGAGCGGCGGGGCGCCTGGTCGCAGTACATGGAGGTCGGCATCGGCCCGGACGCAGAGGTGTTTTCGAAGTCGCAGCCAATGTCGGCAGTGGGGCTTGGCGCGAATATCGGCCTCTACAAAACGTCAGTCTGGAATAACCCGGAACCGGAGATCGTGCTTGCAGTGAACAGCGCCGGCCGTATCGTGGGTGCGACGCTCGGAAACGACGTCAATCTGAGAGATATCGAGGGTCGCAGTGCATTGCTGCTCGGGAAGGCGAAGGACAACAACGCTTCGTGCTCCATTGGCCCGTTCGTTCGCCTCTTTGACGAGCATTTCACGCTTGATTCCGTCCGGAAGGAAAGTGTGTCGCTGAAGATTGACGGCATCGACGACGGTTTCGTGCTCGAAGGCGTCAGTCATATGAGCGAGATTAGCCGCGACCCGGTCGATCTGGTGAACCAGACCTATGGTCCGCACCATCAATATCCCGATGGCTTCATGCTTTTCCTCGGCACGATGTTTTCGCCAATCAAGGATCGGGACGCGGAAGGTGCGGGGTTCACCCATCACCTTGGTGACGTCGTGACTATCTCGGCGCCCTCGCTGGGTGCGTTGGTCAACATCGTGCGGCGCTCCGACGAAATCACGCCCTGGACGTTCGGCGTACGTGCCCTGTACGGCAATCTGGCGGCGCGTGGTCTGCTGAACGGAAAAGTATCGGGGGTTTGA
- a CDS encoding MFS transporter: MSQTFLEPTPTSSDEPPTVAAVSAEERRLYLRVALRIVPLLFVCYVVAFLDRINVGFAKLQMQDALGFSDAVYGLGAGIFFLSYCLLEVPSALLLKRMGAKKTIARIMICWGIVGTLTAFVSNVTEFYLVRLLLGVFEAGFFPGVIFYLSSWFPENRRGVIISCFMVGFPVAGLVGGPISGWAMTALANVANMAGWQWLYIVEALPAVALGILTLFILDDNIDKAKWLTDAEKNTLREGFRAETERKRKNNQNGHGTLAQALADPKVYMLAFIDFAFVCGTYSVTFWLPTVMKSSGITNLSQLGWLSAIPYGIGAIGMVVISRNSDRTLERRWHATIAGVIGAIALLLVSQSMSSAAVTIALLTVACVGIFSINVLIWSMASGYLHGSPAAAGSIAFVNCIGLLSGFCSPFIIGWLKTMTGSLNSGLYVMTAVLFLGIIVMFVGFKPKATQPA, from the coding sequence TTGAGCCAGACCTTTCTTGAACCGACTCCGACATCATCGGACGAACCGCCGACCGTCGCGGCCGTGAGCGCGGAGGAGCGCAGGCTTTACCTGCGCGTCGCGCTTCGCATCGTGCCGCTACTCTTCGTTTGCTATGTCGTCGCCTTTCTCGACCGCATCAACGTCGGGTTTGCGAAGTTGCAGATGCAGGACGCCCTTGGTTTCAGCGATGCTGTGTACGGCCTGGGCGCAGGGATCTTTTTCCTCTCGTACTGTCTGCTCGAGGTGCCAAGCGCCCTGCTTCTGAAGCGCATGGGAGCGAAGAAGACCATCGCTCGAATCATGATTTGCTGGGGGATCGTCGGGACCTTGACGGCGTTTGTCTCCAACGTGACCGAGTTCTACCTCGTCCGGTTACTGCTCGGCGTATTCGAGGCTGGCTTCTTTCCCGGCGTGATTTTCTATCTCAGCTCCTGGTTCCCTGAGAACAGGCGCGGCGTCATCATTTCATGCTTCATGGTCGGCTTTCCCGTTGCTGGCCTGGTCGGCGGCCCCATCTCCGGATGGGCGATGACAGCGCTTGCAAACGTTGCCAACATGGCGGGGTGGCAGTGGCTCTACATCGTGGAGGCGCTGCCTGCCGTCGCGCTTGGCATCCTTACGCTGTTCATCCTGGATGACAACATCGACAAAGCGAAATGGCTGACTGACGCAGAAAAGAACACCCTGCGGGAAGGGTTTCGAGCCGAAACGGAACGCAAACGCAAGAACAACCAGAACGGCCACGGAACGCTCGCGCAAGCGCTCGCGGACCCCAAGGTCTACATGCTTGCGTTCATCGACTTCGCCTTCGTTTGCGGAACCTATTCGGTCACGTTCTGGCTTCCTACCGTCATGAAGAGTTCGGGCATAACGAACCTCTCGCAACTTGGATGGCTGTCGGCCATTCCGTACGGTATTGGCGCCATAGGGATGGTCGTAATTAGCCGAAACTCGGACCGCACGCTCGAGCGGCGCTGGCATGCGACCATTGCCGGCGTCATCGGTGCGATAGCGCTTCTTCTTGTGTCGCAGTCGATGAGCTCAGCTGCGGTGACAATCGCTTTGCTGACCGTCGCGTGTGTCGGCATCTTCTCGATAAACGTGCTGATCTGGTCAATGGCTTCCGGCTATCTCCACGGCTCGCCTGCTGCAGCTGGAAGCATTGCGTTCGTGAACTGCATCGGTCTGCTTAGTGGATTCTGCAGCCCTTTCATCATCGGATGGCTGAAGACAATGACCGGGTCGCTCAATAGTGGCCTTTACGTGATGACCGCCGTCCTCTTTCTCGGAATCATCGTCATGTTCGTAGGGTTCAAGCCGAAAGCGACCCAACCAGCGTGA
- a CDS encoding CaiB/BaiF CoA transferase family protein has protein sequence MEMTKQLPLDGVCVIEIGHSLAAPYAGMVLRALGAEVIKIESAEGGDYARDWGPPFIDGAAALFHAVNHGKSSIAMSLSDLRQADLLRDLIARRADVVLQNLKAGGTEKYGLGGEQMLKAKPSLVYCNLGAFGTVGPLRDKPGYDPLAQAFSGLMSFMGQPDEALSRIPISVNDMGTGLWAAIGVLSALFRRQSTGVGEVVSVSLYETALSWGGMQIADYLACGALPGRWGSGTAAIVPHQAFECADSTIMVAAGNDRLFRRLCEVLSVNELADDSRFATNEARVSNRVELIAILQHEFDKNTAAHWLERLDKVGIPCGPIQTVDQVVVHEQTKALDILQKTEDGAATFVGLPISFGGKRPADTGSTPKLGEHNHLLTDALQETS, from the coding sequence ATGGAAATGACGAAGCAGCTTCCACTCGATGGCGTTTGCGTTATCGAGATTGGACACAGTCTCGCTGCACCTTATGCCGGCATGGTATTGCGGGCACTTGGCGCGGAAGTCATCAAGATTGAAAGTGCGGAAGGCGGGGACTATGCGAGAGACTGGGGTCCCCCTTTCATCGATGGTGCTGCGGCACTTTTTCACGCGGTGAACCACGGAAAATCGAGCATCGCAATGTCGCTGTCGGACCTCCGGCAGGCGGACCTGTTGCGGGACCTCATCGCGCGCCGCGCAGATGTTGTGTTGCAGAACCTGAAAGCAGGCGGTACCGAGAAGTACGGGCTTGGCGGCGAGCAGATGTTGAAAGCCAAGCCGTCGCTGGTGTACTGCAATCTCGGCGCCTTCGGGACGGTCGGGCCGCTGCGCGACAAGCCTGGATATGACCCGCTCGCCCAGGCGTTCAGCGGCCTGATGAGTTTCATGGGTCAACCCGATGAGGCATTGAGCCGGATTCCCATCTCGGTGAACGACATGGGCACGGGTCTGTGGGCAGCGATTGGCGTGCTATCCGCGCTGTTCCGAAGGCAAAGCACGGGTGTCGGTGAAGTCGTTTCGGTGTCGCTTTACGAAACCGCGCTCTCGTGGGGCGGTATGCAGATTGCCGACTACCTTGCGTGTGGAGCGCTTCCGGGGCGGTGGGGTTCCGGCACGGCAGCCATCGTGCCGCACCAGGCGTTTGAGTGCGCCGATTCGACCATCATGGTGGCAGCAGGTAACGACCGGCTCTTTCGTCGGCTCTGCGAGGTTCTGTCAGTCAACGAGTTGGCGGACGACAGCCGCTTTGCTACCAATGAAGCGCGAGTCAGCAATCGTGTGGAGCTGATTGCGATTCTGCAGCACGAGTTCGACAAGAACACGGCTGCACATTGGCTTGAGCGCCTCGACAAGGTGGGGATTCCCTGCGGACCGATTCAGACTGTCGACCAGGTCGTCGTCCATGAGCAGACGAAAGCGTTGGATATCCTGCAGAAGACTGAGGACGGCGCGGCGACGTTTGTGGGGCTTCCCATATCGTTTGGCGGAAAGCGGCCTGCCGATACCGGGTCCACACCGAAGCTCGGTGAGCATAACCATCTGCTCACTGACGCACTTCAAGAAACCTCCTGA
- a CDS encoding IclR family transcriptional regulator produces MEKVYEVPALKRAQDILDVLSGAREPVRVSALREATGLSRSTLYLLLDSLQRQHWIEKHGDGYLIGVKLFELGNAYVRHDGYQSVFRALAASFVAAHDEVVQLATLDGTDVVYIAREDSRRPVRLVSDLGSRLPAHCSALGKALLATLSEAELIELLPEKLTAVTPKTVTRRAVLLRELAVVRENGQASEFEESAAGLACFAAYVGQTAYGKRLAVSTSIPIGRIDQKREKRIRLAIAKMALQIGARLGNS; encoded by the coding sequence ATGGAAAAGGTCTACGAGGTACCGGCTCTGAAGCGAGCACAAGACATCCTCGACGTTCTATCTGGGGCGCGGGAGCCCGTGCGCGTGTCGGCGTTGCGCGAGGCAACCGGCCTGTCGCGCAGTACGCTCTATCTGCTGCTGGACTCACTGCAGCGACAGCATTGGATTGAAAAACACGGCGACGGCTACCTTATCGGCGTAAAGCTTTTCGAGTTAGGGAACGCGTATGTGCGGCACGACGGCTATCAGTCTGTGTTCCGTGCGTTGGCAGCTTCCTTCGTGGCCGCACATGACGAAGTGGTTCAGTTGGCGACGCTCGACGGAACCGACGTTGTCTACATCGCCCGAGAAGATTCGCGACGACCGGTGCGACTCGTATCGGACCTTGGCTCCCGGCTGCCGGCCCATTGCTCAGCGTTGGGAAAAGCGCTGCTTGCAACGCTCTCTGAGGCAGAGTTGATTGAACTGCTGCCGGAAAAGCTCACTGCAGTGACGCCAAAGACAGTCACGCGACGCGCTGTCCTGCTACGTGAGCTCGCAGTTGTCCGGGAAAATGGCCAGGCGAGCGAGTTCGAGGAGTCTGCCGCTGGACTGGCCTGTTTTGCTGCCTATGTCGGGCAGACGGCCTATGGGAAAAGACTTGCCGTCAGTACGAGCATCCCCATCGGTCGCATCGACCAGAAGCGAGAGAAGCGGATTCGCCTTGCTATAGCGAAGATGGCTTTGCAAATCGGCGCTCGCCTGGGAAATAGCTGA
- a CDS encoding CaiB/BaiF CoA transferase family protein, with product MAEGQMTRPLPLDGICVVEIGHSLAAPYAGIIFAHLGARVVKIENAAQGDYARGWGPPFIDGASALFHAMNHGKESISADFSDPACTQLIREFIVANADVVLQNLKPGNLDRYGLGAKDLTELCPSLVYCNLGAFGATGPLRSKPGYDPLVQAYSGMMSIVGHADDAPSRVPVSINDMGTGMWAVIGVLAALRGKDRGDRERGQVIDVSLYETALAWMTVPLSDCLAGGPEPARIGSGSPNIVPYQVFDCSDGEILVAAGNDTLYRRLCNVMDLPSLADDPRFATNGDRVLNRKALIALLEVRFKQKTASDWLANLEAESIPCGPLQTVDRVVTDEQTVSLDILRETPDGRTRTVALPVSFDGQRPPLPGNTPGLGEHNHLLTKPPARDREDDLLRQECD from the coding sequence ATGGCTGAGGGACAAATGACGCGACCGCTCCCGCTGGATGGCATTTGCGTCGTGGAGATTGGACACAGCCTTGCGGCACCGTACGCGGGCATCATCTTCGCGCACCTCGGCGCCCGCGTCGTGAAGATCGAGAACGCAGCCCAGGGGGACTACGCCCGCGGATGGGGGCCGCCCTTCATCGACGGGGCCTCCGCGCTCTTTCATGCAATGAACCACGGCAAGGAAAGCATCAGCGCCGATTTCAGCGACCCGGCCTGCACCCAACTCATTCGAGAGTTCATCGTCGCCAATGCCGACGTGGTCCTGCAGAACCTGAAGCCCGGCAATCTCGACCGTTACGGCCTCGGGGCAAAGGACCTGACGGAACTATGTCCGTCGCTCGTCTATTGCAACCTCGGAGCCTTTGGCGCCACAGGTCCTTTGCGAAGCAAGCCCGGATACGACCCGTTGGTACAGGCCTACAGCGGGATGATGAGCATCGTGGGGCATGCCGACGACGCGCCCAGCCGCGTTCCCGTCTCGATCAATGACATGGGCACAGGCATGTGGGCCGTCATTGGCGTCCTCGCCGCGCTGCGGGGCAAAGACCGTGGCGACCGTGAGCGCGGCCAGGTCATCGACGTGTCGCTCTACGAGACCGCGCTGGCCTGGATGACGGTGCCCCTTTCGGATTGCCTTGCCGGCGGGCCCGAACCCGCCCGCATAGGGTCCGGTAGCCCGAACATCGTGCCCTATCAGGTATTCGACTGCTCAGATGGCGAAATCCTTGTCGCCGCAGGTAACGACACGCTCTATCGCCGCCTCTGCAATGTAATGGATCTGCCGTCACTGGCCGACGACCCACGGTTTGCGACCAATGGTGACCGCGTCTTGAACCGAAAGGCCCTGATTGCACTTCTCGAAGTCAGGTTCAAGCAGAAGACCGCTAGCGATTGGCTTGCGAATCTTGAAGCGGAATCGATTCCTTGCGGCCCCTTGCAGACGGTCGACCGCGTGGTCACGGACGAACAGACAGTGTCACTCGATATCCTTCGCGAGACACCCGATGGACGAACGAGGACCGTCGCGCTGCCCGTCTCCTTCGACGGCCAACGCCCGCCCTTGCCCGGCAATACACCCGGCCTTGGTGAACACAACCACTTGCTGACAAAACCGCCAGCGCGCGACCGCGAAGACGATCTTTTGCGACAGGAGTGCGATTAA